From one Rhodamnia argentea isolate NSW1041297 chromosome 1, ASM2092103v1, whole genome shotgun sequence genomic stretch:
- the LOC115751347 gene encoding uncharacterized protein LOC115751347, protein MSFSSTPNHAWRQHNEEEARGYRVEYPPHAGHHHHHHHIDEPRDYLVRRSDTDATLCDSYPYYANPPRAYDGRHGNADRTGPRRDRVAEYEEVYQYAPARGVKGGVRSEFADEDVNGEAEEFIQMEHKKFELSKWMSSRKSG, encoded by the coding sequence atgtcattttcaagcaccCCTAATCATGCCTGGCGCCAACACAACGAGGAGGAAGCACGTGGTTACCGAGTTGAGTACCCTCCTCATGCCgggcaccaccaccaccaccaccacatcGACGAACCCCGTGATTACCTAGTCCGGCGCTCCGACACGGATGCGACCTTGTGCGACAGCTACCCTTACTACGCAAATCCTCCTCGTGCCTACGACGGTCGACATGGCAACGCTGATAGGACGGGGCCTCGTAGGGACCGAGTCGCGGAGTACGAAGAGGTGTACCAGTATGCCCCGGCGCGTGGCGTGAAGGGCGGCGTGCGCAGCGAGTTTGCGGACGAGGACGTCAACGGAGAAGCCGAGGAATTCATCCAGATGGAGCACAAGAAGTTCGAGTTGAGCAAGTGGATGTCCAGCAGGAAGAGTGGCTGA
- the LOC115751340 gene encoding beta-1,4-mannosyl-glycoprotein 4-beta-N-acetylglucosaminyltransferase-like: protein MWWMMSETGGHYCSKKTDDICGDLCGQDSDRALSLSRLRCMLRGLDLKTLLLLFILIPTCILGIYIHGQKISYFLRPLWESPPKPFHDIPHYYHENVSMENLCKLHGWGIREFPRRVYDAVLFSNELDLLTIRWKELYPYITQFVLLESNSTFTGFAKPLVFAANKDRFKFVEPRLTYGNIPGRFKKGENPFVEEAYQRVMLDRLIKLAGITDDDLLIMSDVDEIPSRHTINLLRWCDEIPPILHLQLKNYLYSFEFLVDNNSWRASVHRYQSGVTKYAHYRQTDDILADAGWHCSFCFRRISEFIFKMKAYSHFDRVRFPHFLNPKRVQRVICKGADLFDMLPEEHTFKEIIGKMGPVPHSFSAVHLPSYLLENADKYKFLLPGNCLRESG, encoded by the exons ATGTGGTGGATGATGAGTGAGACTGGTGGGCATTACTGCTCCAAGAAGACTGATGATATTTGCGGCGACCTCTGTGGCCAG GACTCAGATCGAGCCTTGAGCTTGTCGAGACTGCGTTGCATGCTGCGCGGCTTGGACTTGAAGACGCTCTTGCTGCTGTTCATCCTTATTCCGACGTGTATTCTCGGCATCTACATACACGGGCAGAAGATTTCATACTTCCTGCGGCCGTTATGGGAGTCGCCACCCAAACCGTTCCATGACATACCACATTACTACCACGAGAACGTGTCCATGGAGAACCTCTGCAAGCTCCACGGTTGGGGGATCCGGGAGTTCCCGAGACGGGTGTATGATGCTGTGTTGTTCAGCAATGAGCTGGACCTCCTCACTATTAGGTGGAAAGAGCTGTACCCTTATATAACACAGTTTGTTCTCCTCGAATCGAATTCGACCTTCACTGGATTTGCAAAACCTCTGGTTTTTGCCGCCAACAAAGATCGGTTCAAATTTGTTGAGCCTCGATTGACTTACGGTAATATCCCAGGGAGATTTAAGAAGGGGGAGAACCCGTTTGTCGAGGAAGCTTATCAAAGAGTCATGTTGGATCGGCTCATTAAGCTTGCTGGCATAACTGATGAtgatttgttgattatgtcggaTGTGGATGAGATTCCGAGCAGACACACTATCAATCTCTTGCGGTGGTGTGACGAGATCCCGCCTATTTTGCATCTTCAGCTTAAGAATTATCTTTATTCGTTTGAATTCCTAGTTGATAATAATAGCTGGAGAGCGTCGGTGCATAGGTATCAATCCGGCGTGACGAAATATGCGCACTACCGTCAGACGGATGACATCTTGGCAGATGCTGGTTGGCATTGCAGCTTTTGCTTCCGCCGCATCAGTGAGTTCATATTCAAGATGAAGGCCTACAGCCACTTCGATAGAGTGAGGTTCCCCCACTTTTTGAACCCAAAGAGAGTTCAGAGAGTGATATGCAAGGGAGCTGATCTTTTCGATATGCTTCCAGAGGAGCACACGTTCAAGGAGATCATTGGGAAGATGGGACCTGTTCCGCATTCCTTCTCGGCCGTTCACCTTCCTTCATATCTCCTGGAAAATGCCGACAAGTACAAATTTCTTTTGCCGGGAAATTGCCTGAGAGAAAGTGGCTGA